One window of the Chloroflexota bacterium genome contains the following:
- a CDS encoding alcohol dehydrogenase catalytic domain-containing protein — protein sequence MGKTFRRALVYGEGDVRIVELPMIVPKDDEVLIRVKEASVCPSDLRIFRGLVKAPPPDKPQHPGHEYAGIVEAVGKNVKRIKPGMRVVPQSWTPCFQCENCREFLYSHCENLQNNHGGFGEYAVVKESSVLEIPEGTSFGDASVTEPLASIFRADQERSKVTLGKKVVVIGLGPMGCMHVQVCHLLGAQVMGIDLIQSRCDIAKEMGADIVINASKTDPIEAVRHWTKWAPGPSGRGADVVIVTVGGSAQAAATEQALQMAGVYSIVNIYAGTYPEDLRITVEPNTIHYREIHLTGTRSYSPKYFKRALELINSGRVQVSKIRRPVLPFEEIDRAFRIHGTPEAMKVGLIMS from the coding sequence ATGGGCAAAACCTTTCGACGTGCTCTAGTATACGGCGAGGGGGATGTGCGAATTGTAGAACTACCAATGATTGTCCCTAAGGATGACGAAGTGTTGATTCGCGTGAAAGAAGCGTCTGTTTGCCCCAGCGATTTGAGAATCTTCCGTGGGCTAGTTAAAGCTCCTCCTCCTGACAAACCCCAGCACCCAGGCCATGAGTATGCTGGTATTGTTGAAGCAGTGGGCAAAAATGTGAAGAGAATTAAACCGGGCATGCGCGTTGTACCCCAGTCGTGGACGCCGTGCTTTCAGTGTGAGAACTGCCGGGAGTTTCTATACTCTCACTGCGAGAACTTACAGAATAATCACGGCGGATTTGGTGAGTACGCCGTGGTAAAAGAGAGTTCTGTTTTGGAGATCCCGGAGGGGACATCGTTCGGCGATGCTTCGGTCACGGAGCCACTAGCGAGCATATTCAGGGCTGACCAGGAGAGAAGTAAAGTCACTCTAGGTAAGAAGGTGGTTGTGATAGGGCTTGGGCCTATGGGCTGTATGCATGTGCAGGTATGCCATCTATTAGGTGCCCAGGTGATGGGCATTGATTTGATCCAAAGTCGGTGTGATATAGCCAAGGAGATGGGTGCTGACATAGTGATAAATGCTTCGAAGACCGATCCCATCGAAGCGGTCAGGCATTGGACGAAATGGGCGCCGGGCCCATCCGGGCGCGGCGCGGACGTGGTTATAGTCACTGTGGGCGGCAGTGCTCAAGCTGCTGCGACAGAACAAGCTTTACAGATGGCCGGCGTATACTCCATTGTCAATATTTATGCTGGCACTTATCCTGAGGACTTGAGAATCACCGTAGAACCTAATACGATTCACTATCGAGAGATTCATCTGACCGGCACGCGCAGCTACAGCCCTAAGTACTTCAAGCGCGCGCTCGAGTTGATCAACAGTGGTCGAGTTCAAGTATCTAAGATTCGCCGGCCAGTGCTACCTTTTGAGGAGATTGATAGGGCTTTCCGCATCCATGGGACACCGGAAGCAATGAAAGTGGGATTGATCATGTCATAA
- a CDS encoding ribulose 1,5-bisphosphate carboxylase, which produces MKTLYDPNIFENTMEGITPEDYIIATYYFEQEAYEHLEVVGYMALEASTGGWIDFPGETPQVREALSARVVGYYPVESQHEGWQAAVVRLAFPMRGPTGYLGSTAAMLTGIGGNILGMPGEIKLLDIDLPAAFVKQLPGPKFGVSGIRKLLEVPQRPLVNCMIKPKVGLTPKQIGNLCYEVAVAGVDTIKDDEMISETYNCSFRERLMEVMAALKRAEEETGKKVLYFISTTDTVRKQLEKAKWAVEHGANALMVNFISGIEMLRAVAEDPNINVPLLFHPCGMSGYTGISPMVWNKLARFAGADVALSGGTWGKWGEGGAFAPTIRSKHILQAPIPGIERIFILSSAVPGLVPTVIESYGLDVMVGGGGAVHGHPSGSAAGVKALRQAIDAVMSDIPLEEAAKEHKELGEAVALWGIYKRPATKRY; this is translated from the coding sequence ATGAAAACGCTATATGACCCGAATATCTTTGAAAACACCATGGAGGGTATCACTCCAGAAGATTATATAATAGCTACCTATTATTTTGAACAGGAAGCGTACGAGCACTTAGAGGTTGTGGGTTATATGGCACTCGAAGCCTCGACGGGGGGATGGATTGACTTTCCGGGCGAGACGCCGCAAGTGAGAGAGGCGCTCAGCGCCCGGGTTGTTGGCTATTATCCCGTTGAAAGCCAACACGAGGGTTGGCAGGCTGCTGTCGTACGGCTGGCATTTCCCATGCGCGGGCCCACAGGGTATTTAGGTAGCACTGCTGCTATGCTGACTGGGATTGGCGGGAATATCTTGGGCATGCCAGGGGAAATTAAACTATTAGATATAGACCTGCCTGCCGCCTTCGTCAAGCAACTTCCTGGCCCGAAGTTCGGGGTTTCTGGGATACGCAAATTGCTTGAAGTCCCCCAACGCCCTCTTGTAAACTGCATGATCAAACCAAAAGTCGGACTGACGCCTAAACAAATTGGCAATCTTTGTTATGAGGTTGCTGTGGCCGGTGTAGACACTATCAAAGACGACGAAATGATTAGTGAAACCTACAACTGTAGTTTCAGGGAGCGGCTTATGGAGGTCATGGCTGCTCTGAAGCGAGCCGAAGAGGAAACGGGCAAGAAAGTGCTCTATTTTATTAGCACGACAGATACGGTTCGCAAGCAACTTGAGAAAGCCAAATGGGCAGTTGAGCATGGCGCCAATGCATTGATGGTCAACTTCATCTCTGGCATCGAGATGCTCAGAGCTGTTGCCGAAGATCCCAATATCAATGTGCCACTGCTGTTCCATCCTTGTGGTATGTCAGGCTACACTGGCATAAGCCCTATGGTGTGGAACAAGCTCGCTAGGTTCGCTGGTGCGGATGTGGCTCTATCAGGTGGTACCTGGGGAAAGTGGGGAGAGGGTGGAGCCTTTGCCCCAACAATTCGAAGCAAGCACATTCTGCAGGCGCCTATACCGGGCATAGAACGCATATTCATTCTTTCCTCGGCCGTACCAGGCTTAGTACCCACTGTCATTGAGAGTTACGGTCTGGATGTCATGGTGGGGGGGGGGGGGGCGGTGCATGGCCATCCCTCCGGGTCTGCGGCGGGAGTCAAAGCGCTTCGGCAAGCAATTGATGCTGTCATGTCTGATATTCCGCTCGAGGAAGCGGCTAAAGAACATAAAGAACTGGGCGAAGCAGTTGCACTATGGGGCATCTATAAGAGGCCTGCAACGAAGCGATACTAA
- a CDS encoding PTS sugar transporter subunit IIA, with protein sequence MIEEDLVFIDLEARNREEVIGKMAGSLVKKGYVTDGFVEAVLERECKFPTGLPSAIPVAIPHEDAKYCKRSALAVATLKEPVAFREMGNPENELPVRLVFLFALNDPDMQVTWLQKLSTLLGCTHFLERVLSTTERRALVMELEKALGKGE encoded by the coding sequence ATGATTGAGGAGGACTTGGTCTTTATTGATCTTGAGGCCAGAAACAGGGAGGAAGTGATTGGGAAAATGGCGGGAAGTTTAGTGAAAAAAGGCTATGTTACTGACGGATTTGTTGAGGCCGTGTTAGAAAGAGAGTGTAAGTTCCCTACAGGTTTGCCTAGTGCCATTCCGGTGGCTATACCCCATGAGGATGCGAAGTACTGTAAGCGGTCTGCACTTGCAGTCGCTACTCTCAAAGAGCCCGTCGCGTTCCGAGAGATGGGTAATCCCGAAAATGAACTTCCGGTCCGGCTCGTATTCTTATTTGCCTTGAATGACCCGGATATGCAAGTAACCTGGTTGCAGAAATTGTCTACACTTTTAGGGTGCACGCACTTTCTTGAGAGGGTCCTGTCGACGACAGAGCGCCGGGCTTTGGTCATGGAGCTCGAAAAAGCCTTGGGGAAAGGAGAATAA
- a CDS encoding GNAT family N-acetyltransferase: MNSELFIRNAVLKDLEDCASLDASGETEHVWQMRLGEVEGQLEITFVRVRLPWPMDVAYPRDSSDLLGDFRRRECFLVATDRQAVRGFITLMTIGWNKTAWIHHLVVDKAWRRRGIGSTLLNRALEWASGQRLRMVTAEAQTKNDPAIQFYQKHGFTFCGFNDDYYPSGDIALFYARKL; encoded by the coding sequence ATGAATTCCGAACTGTTTATCCGCAACGCTGTGTTGAAGGATCTGGAAGACTGTGCCTCTCTCGATGCTTCTGGTGAGACCGAACACGTCTGGCAGATGCGCTTGGGCGAGGTGGAGGGACAGTTGGAGATCACGTTCGTCCGCGTCCGGCTACCCTGGCCGATGGATGTGGCCTACCCTCGAGATTCCAGCGATCTTCTGGGAGATTTCCGCCGCCGAGAGTGCTTCCTGGTGGCCACAGACCGCCAGGCGGTGCGCGGCTTCATCACTCTGATGACTATTGGATGGAACAAGACAGCGTGGATCCATCACTTGGTGGTGGATAAAGCCTGGCGGCGGCGGGGGATTGGTTCCACGCTGCTCAATCGGGCGCTGGAGTGGGCCTCAGGCCAGCGGCTGCGGATGGTAACTGCCGAGGCGCAGACTAAAAACGACCCAGCCATCCAGTTCTACCAGAAGCACGGCTTCACCTTCTGCGGGTTCAACGACGATTATTACCCCAGCGGGGACATTGCCCTGTTCTATGCCAGGAAGTTGTGA
- a CDS encoding DUF58 domain-containing protein: protein MRRSWVALAILGLALLLGLAARSSMSPVGQRIWFSISYLFIILFVLSYFWTWVNVNGVEIIRQTHAEHTQVGGVVEERFVVHNATFLPKLWLEVRDHSTLPHHHTSRVIASLGSRQRRGWTVRTFCRRRGRFILGPLTIISGDPFGLFERRRELSDTSTIVVYPATVDLPRFAIPIGDLPGGGTMRRRTHYVTTNVAGVRDYYPGDSFHRIHWPSTARTGRLIVKEFELDPTADVWLFVDMQSRVHFGLVTEEIEVPEPALLAKKPTSLMDPTTEEYTVTIAASLAKHFLSENRAVGLVAYAQQRQVLPADRGERQLSKILEMLAVTRAQGTIPLATILSAEGAMLGRNTSVVAITPSAEVEWVEVLRDLSRRDIRGVAVVIDPESFGGPVGTEPLLAVLAQNGLPAYRVRQGDDLRVVLSQRAWWEGV from the coding sequence GTGAGAAGGAGTTGGGTCGCGCTGGCTATACTGGGGCTGGCGTTGCTCCTGGGCCTCGCCGCCCGGTCGAGCATGTCGCCGGTTGGCCAGCGCATCTGGTTTAGTATCTCTTATCTGTTCATCATCCTTTTTGTGCTCTCGTACTTCTGGACTTGGGTCAATGTGAACGGCGTGGAGATCATTCGCCAGACCCACGCAGAGCACACGCAGGTGGGCGGAGTGGTGGAAGAGCGCTTCGTGGTGCACAATGCCACCTTTCTGCCCAAACTCTGGCTGGAGGTACGCGACCACTCCACCTTGCCCCATCATCACACCAGCCGGGTCATCGCTTCTCTGGGCTCGCGGCAGCGACGCGGCTGGACAGTGAGGACCTTTTGCCGGCGACGGGGCCGCTTCATCCTCGGGCCCCTCACCATCATCAGCGGCGATCCCTTTGGCCTGTTTGAGCGGCGGCGCGAACTGAGCGACACTTCTACCATCGTCGTTTACCCCGCGACGGTAGACTTGCCCCGCTTTGCCATACCAATCGGCGATTTGCCCGGGGGCGGGACGATGCGTCGCCGCACCCACTATGTGACTACCAATGTCGCCGGTGTGCGCGATTACTACCCCGGGGATAGTTTCCACCGCATTCACTGGCCCTCCACAGCACGCACCGGACGCCTCATCGTCAAAGAGTTCGAACTAGACCCCACTGCAGATGTGTGGCTCTTCGTAGATATGCAGAGCCGCGTGCACTTCGGCTTGGTCACCGAAGAGATCGAGGTACCCGAACCCGCGCTGCTGGCGAAGAAACCGACTTCGCTGATGGACCCTACCACCGAAGAATATACCGTCACCATTGCGGCGTCCCTTGCCAAACACTTCCTCTCAGAGAACCGGGCAGTAGGGCTGGTGGCCTATGCGCAACAGCGCCAAGTGCTCCCTGCCGACCGAGGGGAGCGGCAGTTGAGCAAGATCCTGGAGATGTTAGCCGTTACTCGCGCCCAAGGTACCATCCCACTGGCTACTATCTTGTCAGCAGAAGGGGCTATGCTGGGACGAAATACCTCTGTCGTGGCCATTACGCCCTCCGCTGAAGTGGAGTGGGTCGAGGTCTTGCGAGATCTCAGCCGGCGAGACATCCGCGGGGTGGCCGTTGTGATCGATCCCGAGAGTTTCGGTGGACCAGTGGGCACAGAGCCGCTTCTCGCCGTCCTTGCGCAGAATGGGCTCCCCGCCTATCGGGTTCGTCAAGGAGACGATCTGAGGGTCGTGCTGAGTCAGCGCGCCTGGTGGGAAGGGGTATAG
- a CDS encoding tRNA (adenine-N1)-methyltransferase, whose amino-acid sequence MALARESDLLLILAKDGKRFIVRLERGQLLHTHRGIIAHDDLIGAPLGQVRQTHLGYPYVALRPSIHDLVMDIKRASQIVYPKEAGYILLKLNVGPGSRVVEGGTGSGALTMVLAHAVRPDGRVYTYESREDMCRLAAKNLANVGLADVVEIKQRDIATGFDERDADAVFLDVRTPWLYLDQAREALSDGGFFGAIVPTANQVSELIDVLGRKEFMDIEVCEILLRSYKPVPTRLRPVDRMVAHTGYLVFARKSESVREVFPEGADET is encoded by the coding sequence ATGGCCCTGGCCCGCGAAAGCGATCTTCTCCTGATCCTAGCCAAAGACGGCAAGCGTTTCATCGTCCGGCTGGAGCGAGGGCAATTGCTCCACACCCACCGCGGCATCATCGCCCACGACGACCTGATCGGCGCGCCCCTGGGCCAGGTGCGCCAGACTCACTTGGGCTACCCCTACGTGGCCCTGCGGCCCTCCATCCACGACCTGGTGATGGACATCAAGCGCGCCTCGCAGATCGTCTATCCCAAAGAGGCGGGCTACATCCTGTTGAAACTGAACGTGGGACCTGGCAGCCGCGTTGTGGAGGGTGGGACGGGTAGCGGCGCGCTGACTATGGTGCTGGCCCATGCCGTGCGCCCCGACGGGCGGGTTTATACCTACGAGTCCCGCGAGGACATGTGCCGTCTGGCGGCCAAGAACCTGGCCAATGTGGGGCTGGCAGACGTGGTGGAGATCAAACAGCGCGACATCGCCACCGGCTTCGACGAGCGCGATGCGGACGCTGTGTTTTTGGATGTGCGCACACCCTGGCTCTACCTGGATCAGGCCCGCGAGGCGCTCTCGGACGGCGGTTTCTTCGGTGCCATCGTGCCCACAGCCAATCAGGTGAGCGAACTGATAGATGTATTGGGGCGCAAGGAGTTTATGGATATCGAGGTCTGCGAGATCCTGCTGCGTTCGTACAAGCCTGTCCCCACCCGCCTGCGCCCTGTCGATCGGATGGTGGCCCACACCGGCTACTTGGTCTTCGCCCGCAAATCGGAGAGCGTGAGGGAAGTTTTTCCAGAAGGTGCAGACGAGACATAA
- a CDS encoding S8 family serine peptidase — translation MRLSVFSRIALSLALALTVAATLSAASPLPSGHPLPPPPVSPAKHPRLASSLVALADAYSRQGLPGARALAAQSGLVLRDATVEVVVETDLDAMDAITAKAPLGATVQATYDNLVQMSVPLSALAELADLPGVQYVRPPARPVVNAITSEGVALSNANAWHTAGHKGSGVKIAVLDVGFTGYQGLLGTELPPTVTVRSFTSSGDIGGGGEDHGTACAEIVHDMAPQASLYLVNYDSDVFFLNAVDWLIAQGVSIISHSAGLPRGGSGDGTGLICDAVARATNAGILWVNSAGNYAQRHYDLIWSDPEGNGWLNWAMGDETNEFDASVGEPIYLFLRWDDPWGGAGNDYDLYLYRQTGSGERVLVASSTNSQNGDPGHQPWEEITITAPASGRYHVAVWRVHSSRNPNFDLFLFNPTGRILEHVTARSSLIVPADAPASFTVGAVPVSNPATSEPFSSRGPTRSGLIKPDIAAYSGVSTNRYGYNGFVGTSAACPHVAGAAALVRGANPTRPMTYVRQCLEDNAKDLGAPGKDNVFGRGRLYLGAPFTLVTPTPTPTVTPPLPPTGDERAYNCGGPAYTAPNGLTWLADQPYAPGSWGFIGGGSVSTTEPITLTEEDPLYQTQRVGMSGYAFDLPNGNYLIELRFAELTITEMHQRVFDVRVEGQTILRYMDIFALAGNKTAYARQLLATVSDGQLNIDFPPVIGQAMVNAILIRSAPTITPTPTLPNWYGNLYMPIVLKYYPPLPATPMLNPIDNADGDNRYTVSWTTAAWATSYHLQEDDNSAFSSPHVVYNGPDTSVELTDRPLGVTYYYRVRAENAYGNSAWSNIRSVYVPGCPAKPTLNEISDPEGDGNYTVSWSADLNAETYTLEEDDHVPFTSPAQVYSGPATSVALAGRNPLATYFYRVRATGHGCTSPWSDLKSLPPNRGTWQINNETGGVLTLEIIGLGARSFSPGTHYWNLAPGMYTYNARSWCGTRTGLTLQITAYQTSGASEVWTCQGGEESSLVLTLSFSLSGR, via the coding sequence GTGCGTCTGTCTGTGTTCAGCCGCATTGCGTTATCCTTGGCGTTGGCACTTACCGTGGCAGCGACCCTCTCCGCTGCCTCGCCACTTCCATCTGGGCATCCTCTTCCACCACCCCCTGTCTCGCCTGCCAAACACCCTCGCCTGGCGTCGTCCCTGGTAGCCCTGGCTGATGCTTACTCCCGCCAGGGCTTGCCTGGCGCAAGAGCCCTCGCCGCCCAGTCGGGTTTAGTGTTGCGAGATGCTACGGTCGAGGTGGTTGTGGAAACTGACCTCGACGCGATGGATGCCATCACCGCAAAGGCTCCCCTCGGCGCAACCGTTCAGGCCACATACGACAATCTAGTACAAATGTCCGTTCCCCTATCAGCACTCGCCGAACTGGCAGATCTGCCGGGTGTGCAGTACGTCCGCCCCCCAGCGCGCCCGGTGGTCAACGCCATCACCAGCGAGGGCGTGGCCCTCTCCAATGCCAACGCCTGGCATACTGCCGGCCACAAAGGCAGCGGGGTGAAAATCGCCGTTCTCGACGTGGGTTTCACCGGCTACCAGGGCTTGTTGGGCACTGAACTCCCACCTACCGTAACCGTTCGCTCCTTCACTTCCAGCGGTGATATCGGTGGCGGCGGTGAGGACCACGGCACTGCCTGCGCCGAGATCGTCCACGATATGGCCCCCCAGGCGTCGCTCTATCTGGTGAACTATGACTCCGACGTTTTCTTCTTGAACGCCGTGGACTGGCTCATCGCCCAGGGAGTGAGCATCATTTCCCATTCCGCCGGCCTACCCCGCGGTGGATCTGGCGATGGCACTGGTCTCATCTGCGACGCAGTTGCCCGAGCCACCAATGCGGGCATACTATGGGTGAACTCCGCCGGCAACTATGCGCAGCGCCACTACGACCTGATCTGGAGCGACCCCGAGGGCAACGGTTGGCTGAACTGGGCCATGGGCGATGAGACCAACGAGTTCGACGCCTCCGTCGGCGAGCCTATATACCTTTTCTTGCGCTGGGATGATCCTTGGGGCGGGGCAGGGAATGACTATGACCTATACCTCTACCGACAAACTGGCAGTGGGGAGCGAGTGCTCGTGGCCTCATCCACCAATAGCCAGAACGGCGACCCCGGCCACCAGCCTTGGGAAGAGATCACCATCACTGCCCCAGCGTCGGGCCGTTATCACGTGGCGGTGTGGAGAGTGCATAGTTCTCGTAATCCCAACTTCGACCTGTTCTTGTTCAACCCCACGGGCCGGATTCTGGAACACGTCACCGCGCGAAGCAGCCTGATCGTGCCCGCTGATGCACCTGCTTCCTTCACCGTCGGGGCAGTGCCTGTCTCCAATCCGGCCACCAGCGAGCCCTTCAGTTCCCGTGGGCCCACCCGAAGTGGCCTGATCAAGCCGGACATTGCCGCCTACAGTGGCGTCTCCACCAACCGCTATGGGTACAACGGCTTCGTCGGCACTTCTGCGGCCTGCCCGCATGTGGCGGGCGCAGCGGCGCTGGTGAGGGGCGCTAACCCAACCCGCCCCATGACTTACGTCCGCCAGTGCTTGGAGGACAATGCCAAAGACCTGGGCGCACCGGGCAAGGATAACGTGTTCGGCAGGGGGCGGCTCTATCTGGGTGCGCCGTTCACTTTGGTCACGCCGACGCCCACTCCTACAGTGACACCCCCACTACCTCCGACTGGCGACGAACGGGCCTATAACTGCGGTGGCCCGGCCTACACTGCTCCCAATGGCCTCACCTGGCTGGCCGATCAACCCTATGCACCCGGCAGTTGGGGTTTTATCGGTGGCGGGTCAGTCTCCACTACCGAACCCATCACCCTGACCGAGGAAGACCCCCTCTATCAGACCCAACGCGTCGGGATGTCGGGCTATGCCTTTGATCTGCCCAACGGCAACTATCTGATCGAACTGCGCTTCGCCGAATTGACCATCACCGAGATGCACCAGCGCGTGTTTGATGTGCGCGTGGAGGGTCAGACCATCCTGCGTTACATGGACATCTTCGCCCTGGCTGGGAACAAGACCGCCTACGCTCGCCAGTTGCTGGCAACGGTGAGCGACGGGCAGTTGAACATTGACTTTCCGCCTGTCATCGGCCAGGCTATGGTGAACGCCATCCTGATCCGCTCGGCCCCTACCATAACACCTACGCCGACGCTGCCTAACTGGTACGGCAACCTGTACATGCCCATCGTCCTGAAGTATTATCCGCCCCTGCCTGCCACGCCTATGTTGAACCCCATTGATAACGCCGACGGCGACAACCGCTACACCGTCTCCTGGACAACTGCGGCATGGGCCACCTCATACCACCTCCAAGAGGACGATAACAGTGCCTTCTCCTCGCCCCACGTTGTTTACAACGGCCCCGATACCAGCGTCGAGTTGACGGACCGCCCGCTGGGAGTTACTTATTACTACCGCGTCCGGGCCGAGAACGCCTACGGCAACAGTGCCTGGAGCAACATTCGCTCAGTGTACGTGCCCGGCTGTCCGGCCAAGCCGACCCTGAACGAGATCAGCGACCCCGAGGGAGATGGCAACTACACTGTCTCGTGGAGCGCCGACCTGAACGCCGAGACCTATACCCTCGAAGAGGACGACCACGTGCCCTTTACTAGCCCGGCGCAGGTGTACTCGGGGCCGGCCACCAGTGTCGCTCTCGCAGGGCGCAATCCTCTGGCCACCTATTTCTACCGCGTGCGGGCAACGGGTCATGGCTGCACCAGCCCCTGGAGCGACCTGAAGTCGCTCCCGCCCAACCGCGGCACCTGGCAGATTAACAACGAGACGGGTGGTGTGCTGACATTGGAGATCATCGGCCTGGGGGCGCGCAGTTTCAGTCCCGGCACGCATTACTGGAACCTGGCTCCCGGCATGTACACCTATAACGCGCGCTCCTGGTGTGGCACCCGCACAGGGCTGACCCTCCAGATCACTGCCTACCAGACCTCCGGCGCAAGCGAAGTCTGGACGTGCCAGGGAGGGGAGGAAAGTTCTTTGGTTCTCACCCTTTCTTTCTCTCTCAGTGGGAGGTGA
- a CDS encoding C1 family peptidase: MVKEIGTPLSQTDLSPDQIRALEALSITRVEELLGLPPYYLNKLAPYIPDFAKVKKWVSAQTPPQMEVAAETGTEAAEVDLAAEEYAMGALPPRRQLAHMEAQFFIPEQPNAALAEAQGERAVNLVAHFPPVRDQGRRGTCVAYAVVAMREYAYKLKNGEEVALSEQFLYWLCKENDNRPRSHGTFAMIAVPIAVRFGICLATTWPYNPEPMEDNEGQGPPPEGAMEEASRYKVRQGLVLDPRSVEDIQERLENGYPVAVSIPAYRSWLLNPVVRRTGNIQMPVPGTRASGGHAVLIVGFGADPEFAGGGYFIVRNSWGTRWGVESPFGVGYGTLPYNYIRYYGWEAFSCND, translated from the coding sequence GTGGTCAAAGAGATCGGAACCCCATTGAGCCAGACAGACTTGAGTCCAGATCAAATTCGGGCACTAGAGGCGCTTTCCATCACCCGGGTCGAGGAGTTGCTCGGCCTGCCTCCCTATTATCTAAACAAATTAGCACCCTATATCCCAGATTTTGCCAAAGTGAAGAAGTGGGTGAGTGCACAAACCCCTCCGCAGATGGAAGTCGCCGCAGAGACAGGCACCGAAGCCGCAGAGGTGGACCTTGCAGCCGAGGAATATGCGATGGGTGCGCTGCCGCCTCGACGCCAACTGGCTCACATGGAAGCCCAGTTCTTCATCCCGGAGCAGCCGAATGCTGCTCTGGCCGAAGCGCAGGGCGAACGGGCAGTGAATTTGGTAGCCCATTTTCCACCCGTACGGGATCAGGGGCGCCGCGGCACTTGTGTGGCCTACGCGGTGGTCGCGATGCGCGAGTACGCTTACAAACTCAAGAACGGCGAGGAAGTCGCCCTTTCAGAGCAGTTCCTTTACTGGTTGTGCAAGGAGAACGATAACCGCCCGCGGTCCCATGGCACTTTCGCCATGATCGCCGTGCCCATCGCGGTGCGATTCGGAATATGTTTGGCCACCACCTGGCCTTATAACCCTGAACCTATGGAAGACAACGAAGGCCAGGGGCCACCGCCAGAGGGGGCAATGGAAGAGGCCTCGCGATACAAGGTTCGGCAGGGGCTTGTCTTAGACCCGCGTTCGGTGGAGGACATCCAGGAGCGGCTGGAGAACGGTTATCCAGTGGCGGTCAGCATTCCCGCCTACAGGAGTTGGTTGCTGAACCCCGTGGTGCGGCGCACTGGCAACATCCAGATGCCCGTCCCTGGGACGCGGGCCAGTGGTGGTCATGCTGTGCTCATCGTGGGGTTTGGCGCAGACCCGGAATTTGCCGGCGGCGGTTATTTTATCGTGCGCAATAGTTGGGGGACGCGCTGGGGCGTGGAAAGCCCCTTCGGCGTCGGCTATGGGACGCTCCCCTACAACTATATCCGCTACTACGGCTGGGAGGCTTTCAGCTGTAACGACTGA